In a genomic window of Corvus hawaiiensis isolate bCorHaw1 chromosome Z, bCorHaw1.pri.cur, whole genome shotgun sequence:
- the FXN gene encoding frataxin, mitochondrial, protein MWRTGAVGAVRAAGRAAAAGAGVRRGGGTGGAPRAGTAAVSSGLTQLQFSSDVKSRTVWLMNLRNAGTLSDTSSLDETTYEKLAEETLDSLADFFEDLTDKPFTPEDYDVSLGSGVLTVKLGGDMGTYVINKQTPNRQIWLSSPTSGPKRYDWTGRNWVYAHDRVSLHELLSKEFSTALKTKLDLSCLIYSGKEDT, encoded by the exons ATGTGGCGGACGGGGGCGGTGGGTGCCGTGCGCGCCGCGGGacgggcggcagcggcgggggcgggggtgCGGCGGGGCGGTGGCACCGGGGGCGCCCCGAGGGCGGGCACAGCCGCCGTCAGCAGCGGCCTCACG CAGTTACAATTTTCTTCAGATGTGAAGAGCAGGACTGTTTGGCTCATGAATTTGAGAAATGCAGGAACTCTGAGTGACACAag CTCTTTAGATGAAACCACTTACGAGAAACTGGCTGAAGAAACACTGGACTCCTTAGCAGATTTCTTTGAGGACCTGACAGATAAGCCTTTTACCCCAGAAGATTATGATGTCTCTTTAGGG AGTGGAGTACTAACAGTTAAACTGGGTGGAGACATGGGAACATATGTAATCAATAAGCAAACACCAAACCGGCAGATTTGGCTGTCCTCACCCACTAG TGGGCCCAAGCGCTATGATTGGACTGGACGGAATTGGGTATATGCTCATGACAGAGTATCTCTTCATGAACTACTATCAAAAGAGTTTTCAACAGCTTTAAAAACTAAATTGGATTTGTCCTGCTTAATATATTCTGGGAAAGAAGATACTTGA